CTCCATGGATAAACGCCCCTCTACAGTCGCGCCGATGCCGCGACCTATCTGAGCAAGAGCATGTCGGAGATCGACCGGCTGATCAGGTCCGGCCGCGTCATCGCGAAGAAAGACGGCCGGCGCACCGTCATCGAGCGCCGCGAACTGGATCGCTTCGCAGACCGCCTACCCACCATGGAACCGAAGCACGGCGTGGTGACGGCAGGGGGCCTCTACGAACACGTGTTCGGAATTGACGCCGCGACACGCCCGGAACTGTCGGACCCCACCGGTAGAGTGTGATTCGGCGGGACGACTGTCCCGCCCATGGAAAAGCCGAGGCCCTGCCGAAGCGGACTCCAGCAGGGCTCGGGATTGTCTTTGGTCGGACGTCCACGAGTCTAAGCGAAACGCCGACAAATGGCATCATTCCGTCGGAATCGCTTGGCTGTGGTTCCGATCGCGCTGCGACCTCGATTTTTCCTTGCTCAGCAACAGGAAGGTCGACCATTGAGCGACGACGCAAACAGTAATCTGCCAGGCGATTTGGGCGAGTTCATCGTGTACCGGACGCCGGACGGTCGCGCACAAATCCAGATGCGGGCGGTTGAAAACACCGTCTGGCTCACGCAACGCGAAATGTCGGAGCTGTTCGACAAGAGCATCTCGACGATCAGCGAACACATCAAGAACATCTATGACGACGGTGAGTGCAGGCCGGAGGCAACTTTTCGGAAATTCCGGACAGTTCAGAGCGAAGGCGGCCGCGATGTAACCAGGTACATCGAGGCATACAGTTTGGACCTGATCCTGGCCGTCGGATACCGAGTCCGTTCCGCGCGGGGTGTCCAGTTCCGCCAATGGGCCACCACGGTGCTTCGGGAGTATCTGATCAAGGGCTTCGCGATGGACGACGCCCGGCTCAAAGATCCGGCCGGCCTGGACTACTTCGACGAGCTGCTCGAGCGGATCCGCGACATCCGTGCATCCGAGAAGCGGTTCTACCAGAAGATCAAGGACATCTTCGCTCAGACCAGTGTGGACTACGACAAGACCAGCTCGGCGGCCACCACATTCTTCGCGACCATCCAGAACAAGCTGCTATACGCCGTCACCGGCCATACCGCAGCCGAGTTGGTGTGTGCGCGCGCCGACGCCGACCTGCCGAACATGGGCCTGACAACCTGGAAGGGCCCGGCGGTCCGCAAGTGCGACGTCGGCGTGGCCAAGAACTACCTCACTGAGGCGGAGGTCACCACCCTGAACCGGATCACCACGATGTTCCTGGACTATGCCGAGGACCGTGCGAGCCGGCGCCAGCAGATCACCATGTCGGAGTGGGAGGGCAAGACCGACGAGTTCCTCACCTTCAACGAACGTGAAGTCCTGCGCAACGGCGGCAAAATTTCGTCGAGCAAGATGAAGGCCGTCACGGACGACCGGTACAGCGACTTCGACCGCCGTCGCAAAGCGGACGAGCTGGAAGCAGCGGAGCGGGAGCACATTGAGGAACTTGAGTCCGCAGTGAAGGCGATAAACCCTAAGGTGCACTAATTGAGGTCATCACCGGCCTCGGCTCATGTCTGGGCTGGGGTCCGGTGATGCCCGCACCGGGCTGACGGCCGGCTCTGAACGAGATCCGGCCCCCGCATCCGATACCGACCCCACATGAGGAGACGACCACTATGGCCGACACCGACCCTGAGCGGGCCGACAATCTGGTGACAGTAAGTCAGACGGCCCTCTACGCGATGCGGGGCTTGTCCGAGTCGGACAAGTCCGCCGTCGATACTGCTTTGGCCGAGATGCGGTCCTCCATCCGGACCGGGAGTGATCCGACCATCAGCGGCCAGTCCGTCAAGATGGTCCGCCGCGTCCACGACCACCTACGCCTCGTCTACCGCGACGTGGGTGTGTTACCTCGCGATGGGCGACGATGGTTCTCGATTGATGCCGTGGTCACTCCGTATCCAGGACAGATGTGGCGGCTGACCGAGGATGCCGGCCGTAGGAGTTGAGCTTTGGCGGAGCAGCCCGTCACTGAGCGGGCTCATTCCTGAACAATCTCTCCCAAGACCGAGTGTTTGTTTATCCCTTCACCCTGCCGACGTTAAGGTCACGGCTACTTATGAATGCGTCTTTCTTTCCGGAATCCGGGTTCGTCGGGCGTGGTAAAGGCCCACGCCGCGAAGCGCCGAGGGACTGGATCGTGTGGCATTTCACGCACATCGACAATCTCTCAAGCGTCGTCGACGCGGGGCGCTTGCTACCCGACTCCGCGGTCACCGCCGCAACCAACGTTGCGAACGATGAAGTGAAAGAGCGACGCCGGCACAAGAAGGTTGACCCTCATACGTCCTACCCGACGTCGATGGTCAGTGACCACGTCCCGTTCTACATCGCCGCGAAATCACCCATGCTGTACGTCGTGTGCAGAGGTCACGGTCATTACACGGGCGGAGCTGGGCCGCTCGTGAATCTCGGAATTTGCCTTGGCGACATCATCGACGCCGGCCTCACGTGGTGCGCGAGCGACGGCAACGCGGCCGCATCCTTCACGCAGTTCAGCTCGGATCTGGCAAATCTGGGCAATTTCGTAGACTTCGACTTGCTCTGCCAGCGTGACTGGTACAACACTGCCGAGGACTCGGACCGCAAGAGTCGACGGTCGGCCGAGATTCTCGTCCACGGCGCAGTGCCGATCGAGCTGGTGTCCTATGTGTGCTGCTCAGACGAAGACACGTCGGCCGCTGCAGCGACCTTGCTCGATTCTGTCGGTGGGGTGCGCAACTATATCGTTGAACAGAAGATGTACTACTAGGACGGAGAGGCGCGGCCAATGATCACCTACGGTCACGGAGACCTCTTGCAGGCCGATACCGACGCGATCGTTAATACAGTGAACTGCGTAGGCGTGATGGGCAAAGGGATTGCGCTGCAGTTCAAACGACGCTATCCCGATATGTATCGGGCTTACGAGAAAGCGTGCAAAAAGGGCGAGGTACGCATCGGCAGCATGTTTGTCGTCGATACGAACCAGCTCGAGGCGCCACATTACATTGTCAACTTCCCCACCAAACAGCATTGGAGATCCCCCTCTCAGCTGACGTTTATAGAAGCGGGCCTCAAGGATCTCGTGCGTGTCATTCGCAAGTTTGGCATTACCTCGATAGCAGTTCCACCGCTTGGAGCAGGGAATGGTGGGCTGGACTGGCGTGACGTGGAACCCCTTCTGGTCGAGGCGTTTTCGGAACTGCCAGATGTCACCTTCGTTCTATATGCCCCCGCAGGAGGAACTCGTCAGATTGCTCCACCCGCTCGCATTCGAATGACTTGGGGACGAGCCATGCTTTTGCATGGAATGCGTCGATACATTGAACGGCGTCGTGCTTCCGAACCGTGGGAAGACCAATCCGGGGTATCCCACTTGGAGATCCAAAAGCTGATGTACTTCGCCGACGCACTCGAACCGAGTCTCGCGTTGGCTTTCGAGCCGGGCCGCTATGGCCCCTACAGCGAGAAAGTCCGCCACCAGCTTTCAAGCATCGAAGGTGCCTACACAGTTGGATTCGGAGACGGCACTGCCAAAGCTCTTGATCATGAACCCATTTCGCTCACCGATCGGGGCATTCGTGCGCTCGATGAGTACCTCACGTCTGGCGCCGAGGCTGAGACGGTAACGAAGACCATCGATGCCGTCCTGGACATTATTAACGGCTTCGAGGGTCCCTACGGCGTCGAGCTGCTCGCCAGCACCCATTGGGTCGCCACTCAGGAAGGTGCAACCGAGCACGTCGCTGCAGCCAGTGCGGTGCGGTCCTGGACGAAACGCAAAGGGCGGATCTACACCGATGACCGCGTGGGCGTAGCTCTTGACCGAGTGCTTGCGGCGGCGGTCGGCGCGTAGAAGTCGTGCCTAACCGTGCGATCTACACCGATCACGCAGTTATTTGGTAAGTGCAGGTACAGGTGAATCCACGTGAGCTTCCGGCGGTTGATGCGTGGAAAATACGGAGTAGCTGCAAACGGGAAACGGTTGCGTCTCGCATAGCCGCGAGACTAGTTCGGCGCCGACGGAAGCCGATAGCAGAGTGACGGCCACGACCTGAATCCAAAGGCTCCACGCGACCTGCGCAGCCTTGGTGCGGTTCCCCTTGCGCATCGTGCAGATCGTGCTGGCTTGTATGCCTACCCACGCCCGCGTCGCATCATCCGCACGCCGTGCCCACTCCGTGTCATCACGAGCAAGGGAGGTCAGAGACTCGTTGCTCAACACGTCGTACTCGAACCCATGAGCTTGGACGACGATCGCGAGAACTGCAGACAGCAGGAACGCCGCCATAGCCGCGATAAGCACCCCAACCGCAGCGGCGCTCTGATAGACCGCATCCTTGCCGTCTCCGGTTACCAACACCGTGATGCCGAAAATCAGCGTCAGCATTGTCCCGCTCGAACCCAGAAGGGCGGCAGCGCGCGACTCGAACGCTTTCCGCCGGTCGAATTCCGCGGTCAGCAGCTTGTCGGTGATCGCTAGGTAGATCCGGCCTGCCGGCGAGACCGGGTCGACTGGCTCGGTCAGGCCGTCACTCACTTGCCTCTGGGCTTGTTTTCGGGTGGCCGCACGACACCCTGCAGCGGCCGCGGATGCTCTGTCTCGGGGCTCACGCTGCCTCGGACGCCCTCCACTGTCCACGGGTTGTGCCACTCTCCGGTTGTGACCGTGACGGGTGGCGGGGGTGCTGGAGGTGGTTCCTGTGCGGGCTCGCTGCCGCCCTCGGCCTGTGTCATGGGACAACACCCTTCGTAGCTACGGAATAGGACTGCCTCCGCTGATGATCGCATCCACCACCGACATCTCAGTGCAGGTCGCTCAACGTTAGGCCCACAGGGGCCGCAGCACGGCGAGATCCTCTGTCAGCGACTGGACATCGATCTCGTCGCGCGCGATATCGTCGATCGCCGCTTCGATGGCATCGAGGAGCTCCGATCGGAGCGGTATGCGGTGGGTGGCGGCGTGCTCCAGCGCATCGAGAACGACTGCGCCGTACACGCCGGCGCGCAGCGGACTAAGCAGCACGTCGTTGTCAGGGGTAGCTTCCCTGATCAGTTCCTCGGCGACCTCCTGGGGCGTCATGGCTGCCCGTCCCGGTGCTGTCGCTGCTGGCGGTCGACGGCGTCCAGGATGAGCTGACGGTAGGTGCCGTTCAGGTACCAGCGCGTGGCGCCGGCGGCGACCTCGTCCAGGGTTTTTGTCGGCAGCGGCTTGCGTGTGTCGAGGACAGCGATGCTGAGTGCGATTTCGGTGTCACCGAAGTCCATCTCCCACTGGAACTGGTCACGCGACTTACCGTCCAGGTCAGCCGCAGCGGTTGCCTGCTCAGCGAGCGTGACCAGATCCATCCGTCGATGGTACGGCCGACCAGCCTTACCTGAAACCTTCTTTACGCAGGGTGTATGTCATCAGCGGGCCCGGCGGATGTTCGGCAAGCCACTCGTCGATCGCCGTCGCCTGGACCTCGCGACTGGCGGCGGTCAGCTTCAACTTCCGCAGCAGCGCGTACACCGTGGTCGGCTGGAAAGTCCCCACCGGGAGCAACCGCAGATCCTCCGAGAACTTGTCCACGCCATGAAGTATGGCCAGCTCGACGACCTCAGTCGACCGGTTAAGGCAGCGCGGCACAGCTACCATCCCCCTTCTTCGTGGTCGCACGAAAGGCTGGGTGCGGCTGCCAGAATGGGGCATGCGGTACTTCACCGATGGCCACCGGTTCATCCGCGTGCACACCGACGCCCGTGTCAGCGATCCCGCGTTCGGCACAGCGCCAGCCGAGGCGTGGCAGCACCGCAACCAGCACTGGGCGGTGAAACCAGACCTGGCTTCGCGGGTCATGCTCACCGGTGACTGGCGACCCTGCGCCCGACCATTTCACGGTTGACCGCGAAAAGGGTCCGCGGTCGGTCGTACGGTGTCGTCGGGTCGCACTTCAGAACCAGTCGAGAGCCTGTTCGCGACGCAACGTCACCTCGGGCAGACTGCGGCCGCGCAGCTGCCGGCCCTCCAGCACCGCCGGCCGACCCGCCTCGAGCGCATCCAACAGCGGCGACCGCGACAACGGAATCGGCTCGTGCTTGCACACCGTGTCGGCCAACGTGCAGTATCCGCCCTCGGGGTGAAGCCGGCGCATCTCTCGCGGATCCGGCCGAGCACGGTCGCGCTCCCTGGCCAGCAGCGCCGCGTACAGACCGTCCACGCGAAGCACACCGTAGGAACCCTCAACCCAATCGCCGTCATCGAGGTCAAGAACGGGCACGGTCGCGCTCCCACCGGGTTTCGGCCGCTCGCTGCGCCTTCGTCGTCGTCAGCGACGGATCCGCAGGCAAGTCCGTCTTGATCTGCCCGATATACCGGGCCACCGCCGTTTCCAGTAGCCGGATCTCGGCCGACAGCTTCACCCGCAGATTGTCGTCCGTCGTTTTCCGCCAGCTCGCCTGCAACACCACCTTGCGGTCGATCGCATCGGCCAGCAGCTCCAGAACCGTCGCCTCCGCGGTCGACCACCTCATCGGCTTCACCAGACCACGGCGCCGAGAGCTCGCCTGCAGCTCCGCGTCCAGTCCCGCGAGCACCGCCAGGGCCTCCGCGCTGTGAACCGCTGACTCGGCGGCCGCCGCCGCCCGCTGGCGCTTCGCCGGCGCCGGTGCTGGCGCCGGATCTGTGACAGCGGTGTCACACTTACGGCCGCGGCCGCGCCGGGCCCGTTGACGGCACGCCGGCGAGCAAGTCGTCGCATCCGAACGGCCAATGAACCCCTCACCGCAGCTCACACAGGTGCGCCTAGCAGACACCGCGCACCAACCCCGCGGCCCAGATCGCCCGATTCGGCGCCGTAAGTGTGACAAAAACCCTGCGTTTATGCGTGCAGCCGTCGGATTTCGCAGTGCGTTGCGGCAGCGGGGAGGGGCCCGGGGGGAGGGTGGTGCGCCTCCCCTTCGCGCCGGTCAGGTGAGCAGCAGTGGAAGTGTGGCGATTGCGCTGGTCGTGAGGATCGCGCCGGCAATGCAGACCGACCTCCAGTGTGAGCGCCAGCCGGTCGGCGGTTCGATGATCGGATAGAGACCTTCGTCCTCGTTGTCGGGTCCGATCGTGAGGCCGCGCGCTGGTGCTCGGTCGAGTCCGATTACGAACACGCTGTTCAGGATGAGCAGTGCGAT
The sequence above is drawn from the Mycolicibacterium neoaurum VKM Ac-1815D genome and encodes:
- a CDS encoding virulence RhuM family protein, which codes for MSDDANSNLPGDLGEFIVYRTPDGRAQIQMRAVENTVWLTQREMSELFDKSISTISEHIKNIYDDGECRPEATFRKFRTVQSEGGRDVTRYIEAYSLDLILAVGYRVRSARGVQFRQWATTVLREYLIKGFAMDDARLKDPAGLDYFDELLERIRDIRASEKRFYQKIKDIFAQTSVDYDKTSSAATTFFATIQNKLLYAVTGHTAAELVCARADADLPNMGLTTWKGPAVRKCDVGVAKNYLTEAEVTTLNRITTMFLDYAEDRASRRQQITMSEWEGKTDEFLTFNEREVLRNGGKISSSKMKAVTDDRYSDFDRRRKADELEAAEREHIEELESAVKAINPKVH
- the darT gene encoding type II toxin-antitoxin system toxin DNA ADP-ribosyl transferase DarT, which gives rise to MNASFFPESGFVGRGKGPRREAPRDWIVWHFTHIDNLSSVVDAGRLLPDSAVTAATNVANDEVKERRRHKKVDPHTSYPTSMVSDHVPFYIAAKSPMLYVVCRGHGHYTGGAGPLVNLGICLGDIIDAGLTWCASDGNAAASFTQFSSDLANLGNFVDFDLLCQRDWYNTAEDSDRKSRRSAEILVHGAVPIELVSYVCCSDEDTSAAAATLLDSVGGVRNYIVEQKMYY
- the darG gene encoding type II toxin-antitoxin system antitoxin DNA ADP-ribosyl glycohydrolase DarG, with protein sequence MITYGHGDLLQADTDAIVNTVNCVGVMGKGIALQFKRRYPDMYRAYEKACKKGEVRIGSMFVVDTNQLEAPHYIVNFPTKQHWRSPSQLTFIEAGLKDLVRVIRKFGITSIAVPPLGAGNGGLDWRDVEPLLVEAFSELPDVTFVLYAPAGGTRQIAPPARIRMTWGRAMLLHGMRRYIERRRASEPWEDQSGVSHLEIQKLMYFADALEPSLALAFEPGRYGPYSEKVRHQLSSIEGAYTVGFGDGTAKALDHEPISLTDRGIRALDEYLTSGAEAETVTKTIDAVLDIINGFEGPYGVELLASTHWVATQEGATEHVAAASAVRSWTKRKGRIYTDDRVGVALDRVLAAAVGA